One genomic region from Deltaproteobacteria bacterium encodes:
- a CDS encoding radical SAM protein has product MSAVDQLRRPAPRRRLDQQPRVQQDRRIDQHDLAGIGDCGGQRRLAGHPHAEPGPVGERRRDPVAHRGRRDDARHPEAGAHQRLDRAVDRRASAVAQDGGGIGRDNERRSICGHGGAVYPDREPRAQRRRPVPQVAVAPRRVTRRTRRFTGLRPRATRRRTVLDRALYAPFLAQIVVTRYCNLDCGYCSEYDKVSQPIPVAELKRRIDKLRELGTFAIEFTGGEPMTHPDIYELIRYARRDKRFFRTQMISNAYLLSADRVRALNDAGLQEMQISIDGVEPNDVTIKVLKPLRNKLEAVAREAKFRVVLNSVVGSAPPDEVLAVIDLARELGFVPRVSFIHDDDGQLCLEGGWELIAEIKRRLGRRFFNGGDYRQRLLDRGTAPFKCRAGSRYLYVDEFGTVRWCSQTRDGWGVPLADYTREHLREQFHTPKDCNAQCTLGCVRHCSRYDQWRPQARARAAAAPAR; this is encoded by the coding sequence TTGTCCGCGGTCGACCAACTGCGTCGGCCGGCGCCACGACGCCGCCTCGACCAACAACCGCGGGTCCAGCAGGACCGACGCATCGACCAGCACGACCTCGCCGGCATCGGCGACTGCGGCGGCCAGCGCCGGCTCGCCGGGCACCCACACGCCGAGCCCGGGCCGGTGGGCGAGCGCCGCCGCGACCCGGTCGCGCACCGCGGGCGCCGCGACGACGCCCGCCACCCGGAAGCCGGCGCGCACCAGCGCCTCGACCGCGCGGTCGACCGCCGCGCGTCCGCCGTAGCGCAGGACGGCGGCGGCATCGGACGCGACAACGAGCGCCGGAGCATCTGCGGTCATGGCGGCGCAGTGTACCCGGACCGCGAGCCGCGTGCGCAACGTCGACGGCCGGTGCCGCAGGTTGCCGTCGCCCCGCGGCGCGTGACGCGCCGCACGCGGCGCTTTACCGGTTTGCGACCGCGTGCTACACGCAGACGAACCGTGCTCGACCGAGCCCTATACGCGCCGTTTCTCGCGCAGATCGTCGTCACCCGCTACTGCAACCTGGACTGCGGCTACTGCTCCGAGTACGACAAGGTGTCCCAGCCGATCCCGGTGGCCGAACTCAAGCGGCGGATCGACAAGCTGCGCGAGCTGGGCACGTTCGCGATCGAGTTCACCGGCGGCGAGCCGATGACGCACCCGGACATCTACGAGCTGATCCGCTACGCGCGGCGCGACAAGCGGTTCTTCCGCACCCAGATGATCAGCAACGCCTACCTGCTGAGCGCCGACCGGGTGCGCGCGCTCAACGACGCCGGGCTGCAGGAGATGCAGATCAGCATCGACGGCGTCGAGCCCAACGACGTCACGATCAAGGTGCTCAAGCCGCTGCGCAACAAGCTCGAGGCCGTCGCGCGGGAAGCCAAGTTTCGCGTCGTGCTCAACTCGGTCGTCGGCAGCGCGCCGCCGGACGAGGTCCTCGCGGTGATCGACCTCGCGCGCGAGCTCGGCTTCGTGCCGCGCGTGAGCTTCATCCACGACGACGACGGCCAGCTGTGCCTCGAGGGCGGCTGGGAGCTGATCGCCGAGATCAAGCGCCGGCTCGGGCGCCGGTTCTTCAACGGCGGCGACTACCGCCAACGCCTGCTGGACCGCGGCACCGCGCCGTTCAAGTGCCGCGCCGGCAGCCGCTACCTGTACGTCGACGAGTTCGGCACCGTCAGGTGGTGCTCGCAGACGCGCGACGGCTGGGGCGTTCCGCTCGCCGACTACACCCGCGAGCACCTGCGCGAACAGTTTCACACGCCCAAGGACTGCAACGCGCAGTGCACCCTCGGCTGCGTGCGCCACTGCAGCCGCTACGACCAGTGGCGACCGCAGGCGCGCGCGCGCGCCGCAGCGGCGCCGGCGCGCTGA
- a CDS encoding cupin domain-containing protein: MSDATTVAKPWGHELIWAHTDRYVGKILHIRAGEALSLQYHERKDETIMVLSGRLRFEYFADGDAPQTVDLGPRRPFRIPPGLRHRMVALEDSDVVEVSTPELDDVVRLEDRYGRAGTREP, encoded by the coding sequence ATGAGCGACGCGACGACCGTGGCCAAGCCGTGGGGGCACGAACTCATCTGGGCGCACACGGACCGCTACGTCGGCAAGATTCTTCACATCCGGGCCGGCGAGGCGCTGTCGCTGCAGTATCACGAGCGCAAGGACGAGACGATCATGGTGCTGTCCGGCCGCCTGCGCTTCGAGTACTTCGCCGACGGCGACGCGCCGCAAACGGTCGACCTCGGGCCGCGGCGCCCGTTTCGCATTCCGCCCGGGTTGCGCCACCGCATGGTCGCGCTCGAGGACAGCGACGTGGTCGAGGTGTCGACGCCCGAACTCGACGACGTCGTCCGGCTCGAGGACCGCTACGGTCGCGCGGGCACCCGCGAGCCGTGA
- a CDS encoding D-glycerate dehydrogenase has translation MSRAELLAAVRDADALISLLVDRVDEELLAAAPRLRVVANCAVGYDNVDVAAATARGVAVTHTPDVLTDATADFTWALLLAVARRVVEGDALVRSGTWAGWEPGQLLGAPIAGRTLGIVGFGRIGRAVARRARGFDMAILYASPRPAGADAAALAARRVSLDELLAEADVVSLHCPLTDATRHLIDRRALAAMKSTALLVNTARGACVDEAALVDALEAGDIAGAALDVFEREPDVHPGLVASPKVVLAPHAGSATTAARAEMARLCAGAVRDVLSGRRPAHLLNPEALR, from the coding sequence ATGTCCCGCGCCGAGTTGCTCGCGGCCGTGCGCGACGCCGACGCGCTGATTTCGCTGCTGGTCGACCGGGTCGACGAGGAGCTGCTGGCTGCCGCGCCGCGCCTGCGCGTGGTCGCGAACTGCGCCGTCGGCTACGACAACGTGGACGTCGCGGCCGCTACGGCGCGCGGCGTGGCCGTCACCCATACGCCGGACGTGCTCACCGACGCTACGGCCGACTTCACCTGGGCTCTGCTCCTGGCGGTGGCGCGCCGCGTGGTCGAGGGGGACGCGCTGGTCCGGTCCGGCACGTGGGCCGGCTGGGAGCCGGGGCAACTGCTCGGCGCACCGATCGCCGGGCGGACGCTCGGGATCGTCGGCTTCGGCCGCATCGGCCGCGCGGTGGCGCGGCGCGCCCGCGGGTTCGACATGGCGATCCTGTACGCGTCGCCGCGGCCCGCCGGCGCGGACGCGGCCGCGCTCGCCGCGCGCCGCGTGTCGCTCGACGAGCTGCTGGCGGAGGCCGACGTCGTATCGCTGCACTGTCCGCTCACCGACGCGACCCGCCACCTCATCGACCGCCGCGCGCTCGCCGCGATGAAGTCGACCGCGCTGTTGGTCAACACGGCGCGGGGCGCGTGCGTCGACGAGGCGGCGCTCGTCGACGCGCTCGAAGCCGGCGACATCGCCGGCGCGGCGCTCGACGTGTTCGAGCGCGAGCCGGACGTCCACCCCGGGCTGGTCGCGTCGCCGAAGGTGGTGTTGGCGCCGCACGCCGGCTCGGCGACCACCGCGGCGCGCGCCGAGATGGCGCGGCTGTGCGCCGGCGCCGTCCGCGACGTGCTGTCCGGGCGGCGGCCGGCGCACCTGCTCAACCCGGAGGCGCTGCGGTGA